The segment TCAAATAACCAGCGTCATGACCTTGAAGGAAAAACCTTCGAAAACATACCGGAAAATACAATATCCAATCCCTTCGAGCAGTCTGAAACCACAAAAAGGCCTCACCTAAATAAAGAAAGAGACCAGGGATCAGAAACACCAAAATTCCCGCCAGCGACACCTAACATTGTACCCGATCTGGAAAATGAAATGCCAGAGGCAAACAATAAAGTTAGCAAAAATGGGAATGGGATCATGAGATTGATCACAAAAACATTCAAACGATTTACTCACAAGAAAAAACTTCTTGACAGGATGGAAGAATGGCAACCTCCAATGGCAGAAGTTCAGACCCAGGAAGATATTCCTGAACCGGTAAAAAGAGATGTGGAAATCAATTCTGGCAAAAAGGAAACAATACCTCATGAAAATATAGATTCTCCAACATTAGAGGAGATCAGAAAGGTAATTCCCATTGATCCGAAAAATATTCAGAATTCCCCTGAATGGGAAGTTCCTTCCACTCAATTTGAAAACTTCCCATTAGAAGTGACAGCTGAAATGGGACAAACAGAACATACAACCACTCCAGTTGGCCCGGATAATGATCTAAATATTGGAAACTCTTCCAAAGAGATCCAAAAAATAAAAGATGAACTTATCCTTTCAAAGCAGAGTAATGAAGACCTTACCAAGGATATAAAGAACATCTCTGGCACGATAAATGCACTGGAAGGATCTATCAATTCCTTGAAAAAGGATGAAGATAAGTTCAATTCCATTATCAATATGAGAGTCGAGGAATCCGCAGAAAAGATAGAGTTCCTGGAAAAACGTCTCAATGGATTTGAAATTACACTGGAAAGCATTCAAACCGATAATGTTGAGCTTAAGACCGGACTTAACACCATTGAGCAGAACATTATGGAACTAACAGGTTCTTACAGCATTATGCTAAATCAGATGCAGAAATTAACAGAGTTCGGCAATTCAAGATCTGCAGAGATATTTGAAACAAATAAGCGCATCGATGAACTGGATCAGACACTTGTTTCAATGAACAACGTACAGGTCGAATCCCAAAGAAGCATGCTTGAAATCCATTCGGTCACTTCTGACCTGATAAAGAGTGTGGAAAACACACATGACGCAAATAAGGAACTCAGGTCTGACAGCGAGGAACAAACTCAATTGATTAAGGATGAAATTTTGTCACTAACCGATTTTGTTGAGAAGGAGTTTAAGAACCTTGGGGCAAGAAGCTATCGTGCAAATGGTGAAAATGTCCAGCTGAACAATATAATCAAAAATTCTACTAATATGAAGCTCTGTATGGAATGGCTTGAATTCCTTATGGAACTTGTCGGACAAAATCACCTCGCAGACATCCTTTCCTACTATGAGGAACTTGGCTGGATCAGCGAAGATGTTCGCCTTGAACTTATGCGATACGCAGAAGGTATCGACTATTACATCGAGAAATCCGACTGGAAGCTCGCACCCGACGACCATGTTAAATCCATCTGGTTCATCGAACAGCTTGCAGGACTCAAAGTCGATAAGAATCGATTGTCAATCGTCGAGAAAAATATCAAAAAAGTTAAGAATGGTACAGAGATATATGGTATATAAGATCCATTTATCCAAAGACATCCCACAAAGGAACGATGAAGAATATGACAAGACCTAATTTGTTCAAAAGAAAACTTCGAGGAAATGACGAAGGCCAGGTAACAATCGATTACCTTATAGGAATTACCATATTCATTGTTGCATTATTTTTCATATTCCAGTATTCAGCAGGACTTTTCACACCATTCCAGTCCAATTCTGACGAGGTAACACTTGTTGCTGACCGTGTTGCTACGTCGATTACTGAGATGGAAATGAGTGCAGGAGATATAAGGACACCGAATCTTATTGATAGTGACAAGACAGATGATTATTTTGATACTAAGCTATCAACTAGTGGCTATTATACTGAAATTGATAAACTGGGGTTGAGGGGAGAATACCATCGATATGATCTAAATGTAACACTCGAGAACAGCACACAGATGCTCAAGATGGCAGGTGAACCACTTCCACTATCCAACAATATTGGACAAACAAAGCGTGTTGTACTCATTGAAGATACTATCACCGGCAAAACTGAAACAGCAATACTATCAGTAAGGGTGTGGTAAGATGAGAAGTCTAAACATAGTTACAATTACAGACGAAGAGGGTGCACAGATGCACACTCTTGAAGCCATAATGGCTGCAACCATAATGGTAGTCATAATTCTATTCGCAGTCCAGGCAACTTCCCTTACTCCGCTTACCTCATCAACGGCAAATGCCCACATTGAATCCCAGATGTACATCATAGGCCAGGATATGCTGACTTCACTTGACCATTCATCGAATGGACAAAACTCTGACCTGAAAGATGAGATTATTAACTGGAATGGGGAAATGTATGTCTGGAACGGTACAAATTATCAATCCGATGATAATAAAAATAATTCACTTGATGGACCTGTAGTCGATTTGCTGAAACTTATTTTAGTCGACTATGGAATCGCCCACAACATCGAGTTCACATATAGCAGTATTTCAGAATCAGGAAACTATACCAAATACAACGAAAAACTTGAAAATTACTACATATATAATGGAGATCCATCTGACAATGCAGTAATTGTTTCAAGAAAAGTATTGCTTTCTGAATCAGATGTTGGAAGCTCGTACAAAACCGCTACCGGCATACCAGATGTTGATGGTAGTACAACTGCATTATACAATATTATAGATGTGAAACTCACATTATGGCGTATGTAAAATAGATGAGAGATGTTATTATGAGAAAGTTTGACGATTCCGCTCAATTACTGTTACTTGCTGCATTCGCCATAGGATTCACTTTAGTCATAACGACCATAATGTTGAACAATGTCATCTATGCAAGCAATATGGCATCGGAATCTACCAGCGACATCAGCAATTATGAGATCTCTAACATTGCTCAGATGACAGATGAAGCTACAAGGGCTGCTTACAACGACAGTAAAAGTTATAGTGATGAAACTGCCAGAGATGCCAATATTACAGCATATATAGACAGCTATGCAAATGAAATATCAACCATATATGCATTCCGTGGTCTTTCCCTATCCTTCGATGACAGTAACCTTACTGAAGCATACTTTACAGAAAATGGACTTTATTCAGGGAACTCAGATTGGGACGTCGTTAAAAATGTAAATCGTACAGATATATTCACGATCGAGTTAACAAATACATCAAAACTTGTGGATGAGTCAAATGCATATGAAGTATACCTCATAAACCAATCCAACGGAACAGTATGGTCCATGAAAGTCTACAACGATAGTACGCATATAAACATAAGTGTTAATAATCAGATTGTTGATTCAAAAACACCAACTACATACATGATGCTTAATATCACAGGCGTATCATCTTTTAATTTTAATAAATCTACAACAAAAGACCCCTATATGATAAAATTTGTAAACTCAAGCAATGCCATGGGATATTACTCAATCTCTGGCGGACTTGCCGATGGAAGTTCTTTTGTTGAAGAGAGATACAAAGTCACAAATACAACAATCAGTGTTGCATCCAGCAATAACAAGATCAACGTATCAATACCTTTTACAATACCATGAGGATCGAACATGAAACAAATATTCCATGAAAACGAAGCCGTAGCTACCTCTGTTGGATTCATACTTACATTTTCAATAACAGTTATCACTTTTTTGCTTGTTATGAATGCATCCTATGGTATGATGAACCAGGCAGAGCATACAGTTATGAGGGAAGAATTCGAGATCCATGGAAGTAACATTGCACTCCAACTTACAGAGATGGAAACCATCGTAAACATTAGCAACAATGCAGGTGGAGAAGTTGGAGAAATCAAATATGAAATGTTGTTACCTTTGAAAGTAGCAAATGACTATTATTCTGTTAATTTTTCAACTGGCGAAATGACATTTGAGTCCCATGGTCGTGACGAAACAAGGGTTAAAATACCTTATGAAGCGAGAAATGTTCATGTAATGCCCACTACCATAAGCAGTGCAAGTGAGAAGCATTTTATGACCTATAATAGCAGTTCGAAAATGATAGAGATATACTGATCAACTCAAAGGTTCTGATATATATGAGAAGAAAAAATATAATCAACTCGGAAAATGCAGTATCAGAAGTAGTTGATGTAGTGCTCATACTTGGTATAATGCTTATTGCAATAACTGTGATAACAGTTGCAGGATTTCCTGCTCTTCAAAACATGCAGGAAAGTGGACATAAAGAGAATATCAGACAAAGTTTCATAGTTCTTGGAGAGAATGTAAATAAGGTCGTCTTTGACAATGCTCCATCCCAGTCCATAGAATTGAAAATGTACGGAGGAGGAATATGGGTCACTGGAAATTCTTCAATTAATGTTGAATTGGAAACATGGAATGCTACGAACTCCACACCTGAAATTCAAACAAGATATACGCAACTTAGAGAATTGCAGAATCAATATGAAGATACAACAATCTCTTATGAGAACACAGGAGTTTGGGCAAAGTATGGGACTGGTGAAGCTGTGATTGTTCGGGAACCTCAGTTTATCAATTCAGATGAACTCCTCGTAATTCCTTTTACTCTTGTTACAGGTGTTGATGGTATTGCAGGAGAAGGCCTAGTAAGAGTAATTGCAGAAAAGGATTCAGTCCCTCAGGTCTATAAATACCAAAATGTATCAGCAGTTAATATAACAATACAAAGTCCATATTATACCGCTTGGGAAGACTATCTGAACGAAACTCTGGGAATGCAAATCGTGGACATGGATCATATGAATTCAACAGTTAATGCATCCAGAAGTTATGCAAAGAATACCGACGTATACATACTTCAATCATCAATCGAAATGACAATTGAATAAGGTGGATATAGCAGATGGAACGTGGAAAAAACATACTCAATGAATGTAATGCCGTTTCATCTGTTGTTGGATCATTATTAATTTTTTCAATGACAATCATTTGCATCACTGCAATGTTTCTCTACAGTGTCCCTATGATTGCTGAAATGCAAGATGAAGCCGAAGCGCAGAAAGTAGAACAGGCATTCACAATACTGGATTCACGTATAAGTAAAGTAGCACTTGGAGAATCTCCCCTACAAACAACATCTATCACAATGGAAGGAGGTACTTTAAACGTAAACGCCCCGGCGGAATCTGAAAAAGGAAGAATGACTATTCAGATCATCAACCAAACGGATAATACAAAGGAAGACTTCAATTGTTCACTCGGAACCATAGAATATGTCACAGATGATCGAAAAATAGCATACGAAGGTGGCGGCGTGTGGTCCAACTATGGTTCAAGAGGAGGAACGGTTATGATATCACCACCGGAGTTCCATTACAACGGAGTAACTCTAACTTTGCCAATAATGACCATTAATGGAAAATCTTCATCCAGCGGAGATGGTGACTTCGATATTGCAGTTACTTCCGACAACAAGCCACAAATATTATATCCAAATGTATCAGCATCTGTCCAGAGAAAGAATCCAGTTATACATGACAAGGTCATTGTATACATTGAAAGTGAATACTACGATGCCTGGGCCGATTATGCAAACACATTAATCTACACGACTGCAACAGTTGATGATACGAACGAAACAGCCATCATTGAATTCTATACTACCCCGCCAATGGGAACATTTAGCCTTACTAATAATATAAAATTTGGTCAGGTCAATAAATCAAACTCACAACCGATCCACGACTTTAAGTTCCATTTTGAAGCCGCGAAGTCCCAGGGATTGAATCCAAAAAAGTATGAAATTAAAGCTATTTTCGATACAAAGACATTAATTTATAGTTTACAAAAAAAGAGCGGTGCTGATCAGCTTGAACTTTATGTAACCTATATGGATACATCTGTAGGTCCAGACTATATCGAACATTGGGAGGGAATTGAAACATTTTCAGTAGAAGGAGCACAAGCAGATGAGATCTCGAATGTGGATCTGCTTAATGAATCTTTCATGATGAAATATAGTCCACCCAATCTGGATGGTGCAGACACCGATTTCTCATGGGGACCATCCAATACTACAAGTGAATTACCGAACGTTGAAATCAATACAACATCAGGATATGATCAATATTCACTGGAAAATGTAACTCAACATTACATTAAACTAATGACAAATGAAGAACAAATCGAATTCAATCTGGATGGCGGTTCGCAGGATCCAATGGATTATGGAAGCTCAAAGATAACTCTAAATTATGATTCAATTGGAAATCTTATTACTTATCTACATGTAACTCAAAACGAGCTGGATGTACAAATTGTAAATTGAGATCTATAATACCAATACGCGGTCTTATAATATTAAAAATCCAATTGACATGCACAAAAAGATAAGTATGCTAAACTCAATAAATAATATCATAAAACGTTTTATCATAATGAATATATAATTCGGATTTGGTGGATATGGGGACTCGAAATAAAACATTAGACTCATGTAAAGCGGTTTCATCAGTTGTTGGATTGTTGCTGATGTACTCACTTGCAATAATTGCTATTGGAATTATATTGGTTTATAATGTCCCTGTGCTTAATGATATGCAGGAAAATGCAAAAGCACAAAAAGTTGAACAGGCTTTTACGGTTCTTGACTCTCGAATAAGTAAAGCAGCACTGGGAGAATCACCATACCAAACAACGGCTATATCCCTTATGGGTGGAAGTGTAAGTGTAAATAGTCCTGGTGAAAATGAAAAGGGACTCATGACAATACAAATCATAAATTATACTACCAATAATTCAGAAGAATTTAACTGCTCATTGGGTACTATAGAATATATAAAAGATGATCGAACAGTAGCCTATGAAGGTGGAGGAGTATGGTCTGATTATGGATCAAACGGTGGAATTGTTATGGTATCACCACCAGAATTTCATTATAATACTGTAACATTAACTTTGCCATTAACAACCATCAATGGAAATTCAACGGTCGCTGGCAATGGTAATATCGATATTGCTGTTACTTCCGATAACAAACCATACGTACTGTTCCCTAATGAATCTACCAACCGATCAAATCCTGTTACAGACTATGATGAGATTCTGATCTATATAAAAAGTGACTACTACAAAGGCTGGGCAAGCTACATTAATTCAATGCCTAACACAGTCACAGTACTTGATGACGAAAATAAAACAGTGATAACTCAATTCACTACAGAACCACCAATGGGAACATATCCCCTCAAAAGGAAGTTGAAAGTTGGTCGAATTGATCCAGAACCAGCAGAACCAGTGTATGATTTCTATTATTACTTGGATGGTGATGGCAGTCAAGGATTACAGTCAATGAAATCGAACTTGATTGCAACATCTGGAACAAGAACACTCACATATAATTTCCAAAAGAAGAATGGACATTATCCAATAAAAATCACTTCTGTGACCTATGAAGATACCAACTCAGGGATTGATTATATGGAAGAATGGGAAGGGATAGGTGAATACACCATAAATGGGAAAAATGATGGTGAGAATGCAACTGTGGATTTGCTAAATGAATCATTCATGATGAGATATATTAGTGATTATCAAGACTTTTCTTGGGGACCATCCGGACCCATCAAAGAACTACCTGATGTTGAAATATATAATAACGATGAAAACTATTCGATTAATGATATTACACAACATTACATGAAATTAATAACAGAAGAAGGTCCAGTTTTCTTCTATTTAGATAATGGAAACCAAGACAATATAGACTATGACGCTTCTACAGTTACTATCAATTATAAGGGACTAGGTAACTTTATTACCTACCTACACATCACTCAAAATGAACTGGATGTAACCGTAGAATAACCAAATAAAAAATCAACTCGGGTCATATAGCACATAACCTATGACCCAAAATTACTATTTTTAAAATCCTTCACTCAACGTCCGAGACTTCCGTATACTCAGCAGTATAGCTCTCTCCTGCACCGATCTGTGCTTCGAGGGCTGCCACCAATGCAAGGAAGTAGAATGGTGTTGTCAGTAAAGAACCAACATAGACCATGCCGCCTATTGCGCTGATCACCCACAGGATGATAGCCAGAACAAGAGTGTCGACAAAGTTGTTCTTTGATATCTCGATACTTTCTTTTATGGAATCCATTACGCCGTATCCCCTTATAATAAGGAGAGGAAGTGCATAGATCATAAGGATTGAAAGCACGATTCCCGGAAGTACCAGGAACATAAATCCTATTCCCACTATAATGGCGAATATGATAAAGAACACCCAGCTCTTTATGAAATTGTTGAAACCTTCGAAAAGGTCATTGATCTCAACCTTTTCACCACCCATTCCTTTTACGGCCATGTAAGCAAGACCATAGAAGAGCGGTGCAATGGTTACAATGAATATGGAACCTATAAATGCTATCAATGTAGCTACTACATAAGCTGCAATGTTCTCTTTGAAAACATCCCATGCTCGCCTAAATATTTCTTCATAATCCATAAGATCACCTCTAAAATAAAATAGATTTATAGGCATAAATACTTTTGTACCGGACTATATATGGAAAGGCTTGCGGATAATTCAAGCTTGCGCTTCCACATTCATTGTTGGTTAAGTATTGTATACGTAGGGAAGGGTATGTCAATTCCCTCCTTCCTGAACTCGGAATCTATCAGCGTGTTAACTTCATTTATGACACTGAACTTTTCTGAAGGATACCTTACCCACAGGATCAATGCAAAATCAAGGCTGAAATCCCCATGGTTGTCAAATCTTACTGAAGGCTCAGGGTAATCCAGAACAAGATCAATGCTCTTTGCGATGTTCAGAAGGACCCTTTTTACCTTTGCAACATCGGAACCATACGCAACACCGATGGTTATTTTCACCATCATTTTAGGCTGGGGTGATGTATAATTTATGACCTTGTTGTTTGCTATTATGCTGTTCGGGATAATGATCATATTGTTGTAGAAATCAAGGATCCGGGTGCTTCTTATACCAACTTCTTCCACAATCCCGATCTGGCCATCGGCGATCTCGATGCGGTCACCGTTCTTGAAAGGCTTGTCATAATAGATAGAAAGACCACCGAAGAACTGTGAGATAGCATCCTTGGCAGCAAATGCTATTGCAATACCCACGATACCTGCAGATGCGAACAAAGGAACAACGTTCACTCCCCAGACACCTTCGAGTATCAGACCGATACCGACCAGACCGATCACAATATCGGAGAGACCTTTCATGAGTGGGAGCATTTCGTCATCGATCTTTGTCTCTGTCTTCTTTACTAACGATGGAAGGACATTGTCAAACAGTATCTTGTTAAGGCTGATCAAGGTAAATATCCAGACCAGTGCCAGAATGGTCAGCAATATGTCATTGAAGATCCACAGATAACTTTTTGCACCACCAACTATGGAAAGTGCAAGGAATGCGCCCATGAGTATAACCGTGTAGTATATAGGCCTCTTTACAGCGTGTATTACAAGGTCATCGATCTCAAATCTCGTCTTAGAGGTAAAATGCAGAAGAACTTTCTTGAAAACGAGATCTACCAGATAAGCAAGTATCACAGATAATACCATTATAGAGGCTGCCAGGGCTAATTTGTATTCAATTGTACCAAAAAGCGACCCTAATATTTGCTGGGCATACATGGATACTGTTTCATTGAATGACATAGATATAGAATTGGTAAGTAAATATATATTTATTTGGACACGACATCGGAAATTACACGATGAATAGTATCAAGCAGATCCTTTTTGCTGAAAACTCCTTTTTTAATAATCGAATTTACTTTCCTGTCCATGAATACACGGTCCCTGGCTGTAATATCACTCCCGGTGCATGCTACGATAGGAATATTACTAGTTTCAGGGTTTGATCTTAATACGGAGATCACATCTAATCCGGAGACATGTGGCATCATGAGGTCAAGTAATACAATATCTGGCTGTTGTTCCGTGCATATATCAATTGCATCCGTCCCGGAATATGCACGCAATACGGTGAAGCCTTCCGGTTCCAGCATAGATGACAGAAGCTCAACAGCATAAGGCTCATCATCACTTATCAGGATCACCGGGTTCTTTCGTTCAAGTTTCTCTTTGTACCTGTCCATCAGTTTCAAAAGATAATCACGATCGAATGGTTTTGTCAGGTGACCCACTGCACCAAGTTCCAGAGCAGTTTCTTTCTGATCCATCATAGAGATCATTACTACAGGGATATCAGAGGTCGAAACGTCCTCTTTCAAATGGCGAAGTACACTCCACCCATCCATCTCCGGCAACACTACACCAAGAATAACAGCAAAAGGTTTCAATTTTCTGGCAATCGCCACAGCTTCTATACCATTTTCAGCAGAAACGACACGATAGCCACCATCAATAAAAGTTAACATCAAAAGCTCACGCGACCTTTCATCTTCCTCAATAACAAGTATCAGAGGATCGTTGTCCGTGCATTTGTCAGGAACTATGATCTCAGGAGCTACCTTTTTAGCTAGTGCATCAATAGCATCACTACCAATATGTCCGGAATTGTCCTGGACTGTTTGCTGAGCGACCTTCGGAATAGAGGGCTGAGTTATAGACTTACCTTTACAAGGCGATACTCCTGAAATCGGTATGTCAAAGAAGAAGGTGCTTCCCAAGTTGGGTTTGCTTTTGACCCAGACGTTTCCACCATGCATCTCCACAAAGTGCTTGACAATTGCAAGGCCAAGACCGGTACCACCGTAACCCCGACGGTGGGAAGCATCCGCCTGACTAAAGGGCTTGAAAAGGGACTGACGGTCCTCTTCAGAAATACCAATACCAGTATCTTTTACCTGAACCACTAAACGTTCTTCAACAAATCTTGCACTGACATCAACAGAACCGCCTGCAGGAGTAAACTTTATTGCATTGCTCACCAGATTTTGCAGGATCTGTTCGAACTTCTGCTTATCAGCGTTAATAACGATACCCCGTGGATCTAATTCAGAATGCAGATCAACATCTTTCTTCTCAGCCATTGGAGCAAGCAGAGAACAAACCACATCAAACGATTCCAAAACAAGGAAATGTTCGTAGTTCAATTCCACATTCCCGGATTCCACCCTTGAAATATCCAGAATATCATTGATAATGTCCAGTAGCTTCTTACCACTATCCGAGATATTATGCAGGTATTTCGCCTGTTTTTCATTAATGTCTCCCGATCCAAGCATAACATCGGAAAAGCCAATTATAGCATTCAAGGGAGTTCTGAGCTCATGCGTCATATTGGAAAGGAATTCACTTTTTGCAATAATAACAGTTTCAGCGTTAGCCTTTGCAGCTAAGAGATTTTCCTCTTTGTTCCTGCGTTCAATGACATCATTCGAAATGAGCAGAAACGCATTTTTGCCCCTGTATTCTATAAGACTGGCATTCATTTCCACAGGTAAGCTCATCCCATTTTTTTTCAGAAGGACCGTCTCAAAGATCGAATGTCCATTATCGAGCACTTCACCCATATGAACTTTAAATTCCTCTACACAGTCAGAGAGGATAACTGACCCTGAACTCAGAGAAAGAAGTTCTTCATACGTGTAACCTAAAAATTCAAGTCCGGCCTTATTGGCCTTAAGGAAAGTCCCATTAAGATCCTGGACATAAACACCATAACTAAATCTATCAAACAGTGCCCTGTACTCTGCTTCTGTTTCTGCTTCCTTCAATTCGGCCTCAGCAATTTTCTTATCAGTGATATCCAGGATAATACCATGATAGCGGTCAGTAATACCATCTTCCACAATTTCCAGCTGAGAATGTTCAGATATCCAATGGACATTTCCATTTCGATCCAGAATACGGTACTCTTTGGAGAAATCTCTTTTATTTTGTTTTAAGCATTCAAGAAGATCAGAATAATAGCCTTCAACATCATCCGGATGAATAATATCAGCATAAACGATCTCACCAGACATCAGGGTCGCTGCATCATACCCAAATTGGCTCACATTATCCGACACGAACTCAACCGGGAATCCTTTTTCAGCCTTCCACAGGAAGGCAATAGCAGGACTGCTGCGATAGATGCAACTGAGCTCTTCATCTTTTCTTGTTGGTTTAGGAGACACTTGTATTTCCGGCTCAATAGCCGGTGTTTCCTCCTCAAGTGAAAGGTTCTTTTCATCCACTTCTATGATGATGTTGCCATTCCTGTGCATCAGATCGATGACCTCAGAGCGGGAGAAAACATCGATCGGAAAAGTACACAACGATCTCATCCCAAGCTCCCTGACAGTATCTTTTACAATATCGGCGTAAGATGTAAGATATTCCAGTCCGGAACCTTCAACATCCTGCAGATCCACGTTAAAGCGAAGCCCATCGAAACCATCCAGTATAACCTGGTCCTGCATGAGTTTCCAGTGATCAAGCAGAAGAGAAGGCAATAATTTCAGGTCATTTCCGGGTAATTCCGGCATAGGAACGATCTCAAGCTGGGATGTGCGAAGATAAGGATCAATATAGATGCCCCTTTCTTTGAGCATATCTTTTGCCTTTGTAGCACTTTCCACATCAGGGGTCATCCATACACATAATTCGTTGCCATCGAGACCTGACATGATGTAATCCTGCAGAAATTCGGCCAGCTGTGCCTTATCCTTATATACAAAGCAAAAATGACAGCCATTAGAAATGACAGACGCGTCTTTGTCCGTTTTTCTTACTTGATCATCCATTGTTTCTTTCCAGGATCTCAGATATTGATGTTATAGCAGTAATAATTGAAATAATGTAGTTCAACTTCCAGAAGTGTAGAACTGCATCGAATAATGCAACTTTGTTACATCACAGAGAGATTGTTTTTGCTATTATATATATTATAACCCATAGAAAAGAGATAGATGCTACTTATTGTGATTTTGATGAAATGTCATTAAAGTATAAGATGCATTCAGAATAGATCACAGGAAATATTAGGAAAAATGAAATGAAAAAATACCACGGAAACTGATT is part of the Methanococcoides orientis genome and harbors:
- a CDS encoding response regulator, which codes for MDDQVRKTDKDASVISNGCHFCFVYKDKAQLAEFLQDYIMSGLDGNELCVWMTPDVESATKAKDMLKERGIYIDPYLRTSQLEIVPMPELPGNDLKLLPSLLLDHWKLMQDQVILDGFDGLRFNVDLQDVEGSGLEYLTSYADIVKDTVRELGMRSLCTFPIDVFSRSEVIDLMHRNGNIIIEVDEKNLSLEEETPAIEPEIQVSPKPTRKDEELSCIYRSSPAIAFLWKAEKGFPVEFVSDNVSQFGYDAATLMSGEIVYADIIHPDDVEGYYSDLLECLKQNKRDFSKEYRILDRNGNVHWISEHSQLEIVEDGITDRYHGIILDITDKKIAEAELKEAETEAEYRALFDRFSYGVYVQDLNGTFLKANKAGLEFLGYTYEELLSLSSGSVILSDCVEEFKVHMGEVLDNGHSIFETVLLKKNGMSLPVEMNASLIEYRGKNAFLLISNDVIERRNKEENLLAAKANAETVIIAKSEFLSNMTHELRTPLNAIIGFSDVMLGSGDINEKQAKYLHNISDSGKKLLDIINDILDISRVESGNVELNYEHFLVLESFDVVCSLLAPMAEKKDVDLHSELDPRGIVINADKQKFEQILQNLVSNAIKFTPAGGSVDVSARFVEERLVVQVKDTGIGISEEDRQSLFKPFSQADASHRRGYGGTGLGLAIVKHFVEMHGGNVWVKSKPNLGSTFFFDIPISGVSPCKGKSITQPSIPKVAQQTVQDNSGHIGSDAIDALAKKVAPEIIVPDKCTDNDPLILVIEEDERSRELLMLTFIDGGYRVVSAENGIEAVAIARKLKPFAVILGVVLPEMDGWSVLRHLKEDVSTSDIPVVMISMMDQKETALELGAVGHLTKPFDRDYLLKLMDRYKEKLERKNPVILISDDEPYAVELLSSMLEPEGFTVLRAYSGTDAIDICTEQQPDIVLLDLMMPHVSGLDVISVLRSNPETSNIPIVACTGSDITARDRVFMDRKVNSIIKKGVFSKKDLLDTIHRVISDVVSK
- a CDS encoding DUF7289 family protein, which gives rise to MGTRNKTLDSCKAVSSVVGLLLMYSLAIIAIGIILVYNVPVLNDMQENAKAQKVEQAFTVLDSRISKAALGESPYQTTAISLMGGSVSVNSPGENEKGLMTIQIINYTTNNSEEFNCSLGTIEYIKDDRTVAYEGGGVWSDYGSNGGIVMVSPPEFHYNTVTLTLPLTTINGNSTVAGNGNIDIAVTSDNKPYVLFPNESTNRSNPVTDYDEILIYIKSDYYKGWASYINSMPNTVTVLDDENKTVITQFTTEPPMGTYPLKRKLKVGRIDPEPAEPVYDFYYYLDGDGSQGLQSMKSNLIATSGTRTLTYNFQKKNGHYPIKITSVTYEDTNSGIDYMEEWEGIGEYTINGKNDGENATVDLLNESFMMRYISDYQDFSWGPSGPIKELPDVEIYNNDENYSINDITQHYMKLITEEGPVFFYLDNGNQDNIDYDASTVTINYKGLGNFITYLHITQNELDVTVE
- a CDS encoding glycerophosphodiester phosphodiesterase — its product is MDYEEIFRRAWDVFKENIAAYVVATLIAFIGSIFIVTIAPLFYGLAYMAVKGMGGEKVEINDLFEGFNNFIKSWVFFIIFAIIVGIGFMFLVLPGIVLSILMIYALPLLIIRGYGVMDSIKESIEISKNNFVDTLVLAIILWVISAIGGMVYVGSLLTTPFYFLALVAALEAQIGAGESYTAEYTEVSDVE
- a CDS encoding mechanosensitive ion channel family protein; amino-acid sequence: MSFNETVSMYAQQILGSLFGTIEYKLALAASIMVLSVILAYLVDLVFKKVLLHFTSKTRFEIDDLVIHAVKRPIYYTVILMGAFLALSIVGGAKSYLWIFNDILLTILALVWIFTLISLNKILFDNVLPSLVKKTETKIDDEMLPLMKGLSDIVIGLVGIGLILEGVWGVNVVPLFASAGIVGIAIAFAAKDAISQFFGGLSIYYDKPFKNGDRIEIADGQIGIVEEVGIRSTRILDFYNNMIIIPNSIIANNKVINYTSPQPKMMVKITIGVAYGSDVAKVKRVLLNIAKSIDLVLDYPEPSVRFDNHGDFSLDFALILWVRYPSEKFSVINEVNTLIDSEFRKEGIDIPFPTYTILNQQ